A window of Borrelia hispanica CRI genomic DNA:
AAAACTTGCACTAGGTTATGCTGAGAATAATGTTAATATTTTAAGTGAACTTGGACGACAGAAGGTGCGCTTAAAAGATATTATAAGAGAATATTTTAGTCAAAGAACAGGCCAAGAGATAAAAAATGAAAGTCAGATTAAAGCAGAAATTAAGGCCAGAATTAATAGTATCCTTAGAAATGGTGAAATAAAAGAGATAGCATTGACGCAAATTGATATTTTTGATATGTGATTTTTAAAAGGAATTTTAAATGGCAGGTAATCCGGGAGCATTATCACAAGATGATATAGATAGTCTTTTAGAATCTATTAATTCATCTGATAATTTATCATCAGATGATTCGCTTTCTAATATTATATCTAGCCCTATGGGCAAGAAACAAAAAGTTAAAGTGTATGATTTTAAAAGACCAGATAAATTTTCAAAAGAACAAGTAAGAACAGTATCAAGCTTTCATGAGGCATTTGCAAGATATACTACAACTTCACTCTCAGCTCTTTTGAGAAAAATGGTTCATGTACATGTAGCTTCAGTTGATCAGTTGACTTATGAAGAATTTATTCGATCTATTCCAAATCCTACTACCTTAGCAATAATTAATATGGATCCTCTTAAAGGTTCTGCTATATTTGAAGTTGACCCAACTATTGCATTTGCAATAGTTGATAGGCTTTTTGGGGGAGATGGTGACACCATTAAAGATAAGAGTAGGGATTTAACAGAAATAGAACAATCTGTAATGGAAAGTGTTATTATTCGTATTCTTGCTAATATGAGAGAGGCTTGGTCTCAAGTAGTTGATTTAAGGCCTCGGTTTGGACACATAGAAGTTAATCCTCAATTTGCTCAGATAGTTCCTCCAACAGAAATGGTTATTTTGGTTACTCTTGAAGTTAAGATAGGTAAAGTTGAAGGACTTATGAATTTTTGTTTGCCTTATATTACAATAGAACCTATTGTATCTAAACTTTCAACAAGATATTGGCATTCCTTAATTGGTGTGGGAACTACTAGTGAAAATCTTGATGTACTTAGAGAAAAACTTGAATATACAAATATGCCTTTGGTGGCTGAGATAGGAGAAGTGAAATTAAAGGT
This region includes:
- the fliM gene encoding flagellar motor switch protein FliM codes for the protein MAGNPGALSQDDIDSLLESINSSDNLSSDDSLSNIISSPMGKKQKVKVYDFKRPDKFSKEQVRTVSSFHEAFARYTTTSLSALLRKMVHVHVASVDQLTYEEFIRSIPNPTTLAIINMDPLKGSAIFEVDPTIAFAIVDRLFGGDGDTIKDKSRDLTEIEQSVMESVIIRILANMREAWSQVVDLRPRFGHIEVNPQFAQIVPPTEMVILVTLEVKIGKVEGLMNFCLPYITIEPIVSKLSTRYWHSLIGVGTTSENLDVLREKLEYTNMPLVAEIGEVKLKVREILSLEKGDVINLENSSIDKDLILKVGTKEKFKCRMGLVGNKISVQITRKVGEVEDFDLLKELTEEVE